CCTGCCAGCTCCTTAGGGCGGTGAGATTAGGGTTCCTTGTTGTGCGTGCGCAATGGCAATATTTGGTTAAAAAATTCAACAACGACGACTGCGGCTCCAAGGCACTGGTCCTTAGGGGCATGTGCACGAAGACTTCACGGCTGTCATCGACAAGATCAGGCCGGCTTCGATATGGGGGCGGCGACAGCGGCTCATTCTGGCGGCGGCAATGGTCGTCGTTTGGTAGTCCATGGACCTCGACGTAATTTTGTGAGCTCCGCTCTCTGCCGCCGCATCAACCACGAACGCCAACCATCCCGTGTGCTCGCTGCCTCAACCATCGGAACATGGTGAAGATGAGTCGTGGAATCATATCCAGTCCCGCTGCATCTCAATCCCAGCGCTCTCCCTCGTCAGCCGCCAGTAAGAGATGAAATCAAAGAGCTAGTGTTAAGGTTCTTGTCGAGAGAGAGTAGATGAGAGGAGAGACCAAATGATAGATGTGGAAACGAGACTGGGGTTTTGGAATGATTTGACACGGCCCCACATGTAAGAAAAGGCAAACTTGTCCAGAAAGTGTCCTGAACACGATTAAAGGCCCTTGACTGGAAGGAAAGGGCTCATAAGAGTATTTTCATGAGGGAACCATACGGTAGAGGGGCAAATTTAAGCACATGATTTGTTTTTAGGTGTTAATGCCGGAGTTGGCGCCAATTAGGAAGGAAAATGTAATTGTTATAAGAAAAAACAGATAGGGCAATTTGCTAGGCCACCAAAACCAAAGCTGGATAGCGCCCATACATGGCAGGCCGACGATAGATAATTGTTCAAATGGTAAACACATAAAATGTATAATCCACAACTAACAAAGGAGAGTCGAACAAAGCAGAGCAGTGACACCAGATCGGTGGAAGAGGTTATGTTAAGGAGGGCCAAACAATCATCGTTCTTGCGGTTCGACCTGACATAATCCTCCACTTCTTCCTCAGTCGCACCAACTAGACATCGACAGCATCGAGCACAGAGACATTACACACAGGCTCAACAGGCTGGGAGAGGATGCCCGGCGTTACTATGGCAGCGCTGGGCTCCTTGGAGATCTTGGTGAGGTCAAAGCGCCTCTCCTTGCATGGATGGCCTCGGTTGTCATGTCTGACAAAGAGAGGGCCTTCCCTGAGAGCCAGACGCAGTTGTCCTGTCAGCAAAGAGAGGGTCTTCCTTGAGAGCCAAATGCACGCCCGTGCGGGTCTCTTTGAATCTTGTAACTTTGAAGTTGAATTCATGAAAAATGTGGTACCAATAAAATGATTGCTCTACCTGACAATGTACTAACTATAACATAGTATGCATCTTTTTATCTGAAATACATACGGATGATCTCAAATCCAAAATATGATGGATGTGTTACAAAAATGTGATTGTTTCTCTGTTTGCTATTTTTTAAATGACCTTTTTTGTATCTTTTAATCTACAAAATCAACGCATCCAACAGATACATGTTTGAAAACTTCAAAAAAGAGCAACAACTTTAGCGAAGATACCATTTTTTGTCTTCTCATTAAGTAGGCACAATCTTCAATTCAAGTCAAACCACACTATCTCTCTGAAAATTCAGATAGTCAcccttcattttattttgttagcttCTAAATCACAAGTACAAAAATCATGAAATTTCACCGGAGCAAGGATTTTTCATCCTATACAAGTCTAAGATGGCCAAGAGCAAACTCAACTTTGAGTAGCAAATCTGTCAGCCATTTAGGACAGCAAATTAGGAAAATACATAACTTCTAAACCAACAGTCAAAAAATTATGAAACTTTTACAGCAGCTCAGCCTTGAAGATATATAGCTACGACTTTGTAGCTAATGATTTATGTAGGAAGAATTATATAGCTCATCAAGACCTCTACAACAGGCACGCTGCTAAATCTGTCTGCGCACACAACACTATGTTTAATAGCAGCACTCTGCATTGCTATCACACAAAGCACTCTGAATTTCTATCAACCATATACAATAACTTTGTACATTGTTTTAGAGGACCAGCGTAAGCTGACCGAAGTCCAGAGATAATAAAATTTGGCAGCATCAATTAAATTGTACTAGCATTTTTGTGACACATGACGAATCCTTTGAAACCATCTGCATCTACAATTTGATCACTACATATACATTGGAATAGAACTGCATCATGAGAGAATAAAGCGGTCAAGAAGCAAGGGACTGATAAGATCAAACAAAGGGTTGGTGGCTCATATTTATTTTCACCTGTCCAAATCTGAAACGCTTGACCATGGAGCACCATTTGAAATTTGAATGTTCTTTGCCCCCACTTGAAATCCACCCATTATTGCCCCTTGCTCTGCTTGCCCAAATAAATGATGAAACAATTCGCCTTTTTATGATGAAACAATCATTAATAAGTTCCTCCACATTACACACTTTTATTGTATCAGATTTTTTCCTATAAACAAGTAAAAAAAAAGAATCAAAGAAAAACAGACTGCTACTACATTCTACACAAAGGCATCAATATAATGGTACAATGCAATTTCCCTTTCCTTCCCAATGTTTTGCACCACAATGCACCGCGATGTTGATCATCATCACAGCGAGACACCGATGAGAATCAGGCGGAGCTCCACTGGCTGGCCTTCTCGAAGCCGTTGCGGCCATAGTAGTAATCCTCCATGGCCTGCTGGATCTGGGCACGCGAGTTCATGACGAAGGGCCCCTGCTGCACCACCGGCTCGTTCAGCGGCTGCCCTGCCGCAAGGGCGAACCGTAGCGGTGCGCCAGACCGGTTCCACACGCTGAGCCCATCCCCTGCGCCGAGCACGAGGCAGTGGTGTGCACTCGCCGGCGCTGCACCCTCCTTGCCGAACACGCCCTCCCCCTCGATGATGTACACGAAGGCGTTCCAGCCCTCTGGGATTGGCTGGTGGAGCTGCGAACCTGGTTGCACTGTGAAGTCCATGTACATGGTCGGCGTCCGCGTGTAGACCGGCGACCGCACCCCGAATGCCTCCCCGGCGATGATTCGCACCGCCACGCCGTCCTTCTCGGCCTGGCTGATGTCCTTGCTCTCGAGCTCCTGGTACCGGGGCTCGATCCTGCCATTGTTTGTTCAAGCATTTGGCAAAAGCAGAGTTAGTGTCGATTGATTGATCATTGCCGTGTAAACAAGATTGATAGTTGGCTTCCTTCCTAGGGTACATACATCTTGTCCTTGGAGGCGAGGTTGATCCAAAGCTGCAGGCCCTTCTGCACACCGTCGGCCGCCGGCATCTCCGAGTGCACGATGCCGCGCCCGGCCGTCATCCACTGATGAGGAACAGAGCATTCAGATGCAATGTTAGTTCTCAAGTCAAAACAGAATGGGCCAAGTGCATGAATGAATGGTGGCATCTCTGAAGAATCGGATGAGTATTATCGAACCTGCACATCTCCGGTCCTGATGGTGCCAGTGTGTCCGGAGAAGTCCTGGTGGGTGAACACCCCCTGCATCGGCAGAAACCAAGAAGACAGAACAGCATTTCAGCAaacacattgcaggcaagatgatagaGGCAGAAGACGAAAGCAGAGCAAGTTTCAGAAGAAAGATGGAAGAAGCAGAGCATGCGTCCGTACGTCTAGCATGTAGGTGACGGTCTCGAAGCCCCGGTGAGGGTGGTCGGGGAATCCGGCGGGCTTGGAGACGGAGAACTCGTCGAGCAGGAGGAACGGGTCCAGGTTCCGGACCTCGTGCCTGCAGCAGCAACATCAAGAAGAGACAGACGGAGGTCAACGCTAGCTCCCCATGATGAGAAATTGAGAATTCACGGCGATTGAGAGAGGGGTTGGTGGTGTCGTACCCGCcgatgctccggcggacggtggcgccctggccctcgGACTGGGACAAGGACAGCACCTTCTTGACCACCTTCCTCGGGCTCTGGAACGGCACggacgcagccgtcgccgccgacgaggaagaggaagacatGATCGCTGGCGGGAACAAGAAGACGGCGGTCACAACAAGAATCAGGAGGAGCAACACGGATAGGCACAGAAAAGGTCTGGTCTTGGCGCTACTTCTAGCAGAGCTGGAGCTCGTGTTTCTGGAGGCGAGGAGGACGCGGCGGCCGCTGTTGAAATTGGCGAGGCGCGCGAGTGCCGTATAAATAGGGGAAGCCGCGGAGTGCCTCGGCATCCTCCGGTCGCCGCCGCTGGGTGAGGTGAGGTGAGGAGCTCGGTGGATGCGAGGTGCGGGGTAAATAAATGGCGATCGAGATCAGATGCCGTCCTCCCGGTGGGCGTTGACCGCCGGGATTGAGCGTGGCTGCTTTCATTACCTTCTTTTTCCATGCGGCTGCTGCGGCTTCGGCCTCCGGGACAGGTGGGAACGGGTGGGTGGATGGATGGGTGGCCGACGACGTGCTGGCGTCCGGCCGGCGTCACCCCCGCCGCCGACGTCGGCGTCGCGTCACGAGCATCGTCATGTTCCAATATCCAACCACTcccgttttcctttttttttccttaAAAAACTGTGTGCTTATTTTCCAAGTCGTGGCCAGAGTTCCCGGGAAGTTTTGAATTTCTGGTAGCCgcatactatactactccctccctaAATATAACTCTTTTTTGAGATTTTGATATGAAGTACATACAGatgtacatagacatattttagcgtatagattcactcattttgctccatatgtactttcATATTACTCGTCGCtggtttagtacaactttgtactaaaccagcgacgagtaatatggaatgaagggagtagtagGTATTGAAATCTCTCTCTAAAaatacttacatttaggaacagagggagtatattcaaAACGACTACGCTGTACCATTAAACAAGTGAATGGGCTCGAAATAAAAATTGAGCTCGTCAAATCAGAGTGGACCATCGGATGGAAATCTGAGGGCCGTGAGCCTTCCTGCTCCTTCAAACGGTCTTCCTCTTCTAGCCACAACGAACCCCCTCTAACGCTGACTGAGCCACCAGCCGGCTGCACCCATGTCTGATGGTGTTGTCGTGTGCGCCTCGCGCCATGTCCTACCATTGTCGCGGAGACACTGACAACAAAACATTTGTGCACATATTGGTCATATTGCAANNNNNNNNNNNNNNNNNNNNNNNNNNNNNNNNNNNNNNNNNNNNNNNNNNNNNNNNNNNNNNNNNNNNNNNNNNNNNNNNNNNNNNNNNNNNNNNNNNNNNNNNNNNNNNNNNNNNNNNNNNNNNNNNNNNNNNNNNNNNNNNNNNNNNNNNNNNNNNNNNNNNNNNNNNNNNNNNNNNNNNNNNNNNNNNNNNNNNNNNNNNNNNNNNNNNNNNNNNNNNNNNNNNNNNNNNNNNNNNNNNNNNNNNNNNNNNNNNNNNNNNNNNNNNNNNNNNNNNNNNNNNNNNNNNNNNNNNNNNNNNNNNNNNNNNNNNNNNNNNNNNNNNNNNNNNNNNNNNNNNNNNNNNNNACAACATGGCTCAGGGTACAGAGTATTGGGTTGCATAATTCACTGTGTTTAACTTTTTCCTCTCACAACAGCGGGGTATGTTAAGGCAAGCTGCAAACAATCAGAAAAATGTTTGGGGCAGCTAACGAGTCGTTGCAACATGGTCATGTTGCAAACCCTCGAACGGAACATCACTCATGTTGCAAAGCACCGGATCGCTGAAGCAGTCAGAACAAACGATCGTCATGAGCAGGATCCAACGGCTCTGGAGCTAGCCGATCCAATCCACACACCAGCAATGACACTGGTCTTTCAGGAAAACAACTCACATTTATATATCAACCCTGTGCGATAGCGGAAAACGTCTTACCTCTCTCGAGGGACGTGGTTCATGTTATATGGAGAGGGGGACGCGACCCCAACGATCGGTACAGGAGGGCGATCAGAAGATCGTTACAGAGAGGGAATCTCGGATGAGATTACTTGGAGAAGGAGGAAGGAGATAGAGATGGTTACAATTGTAATATGTTTAAACTAACAACCAAGATCTATCTCTATCCCTAGTACCAGCCGAACACCTTCTCCTGGATCGTGATGTAACGTTGTCTAACAAACCCAACCAGCATTTGATCTTCAAGTTATTTTTCTAAAGAAAAAGGATAACAGATGAATCATCAGCCTCGTCTGGCGCCACTTCTGTCTCCACCTTAAGAATggagaaataaaaacaaaagagtCTCTTATTTCCTTCCCGAGAATAATCATTGTTTCTCGTGAATCAAACTAGAACAAAAGAAAACGAACAAATGTAGTTGTGTTTAGTTGTTAAAAAGTCGATTTCAACAAGCACAACCTATTCTGAACAGACCAAATAACATGCATGACAAACATCACTGAAAGCGACACCCACACATGAGTGAAAATGGATAAATCTGACCTTTTTCTGAAACTTTAGCCTAGAAtgaacctgatatatatatatatatatatatatatatatatatatatatatatatatatatatatatatatatattcacaaaATGACTCATTTGCATGACGTCCAAGGCAGGGGCGTCGCCATGCTACTAGATAGCATGATGCTAGATTT
Above is a window of Triticum dicoccoides isolate Atlit2015 ecotype Zavitan chromosome 5B, WEW_v2.0, whole genome shotgun sequence DNA encoding:
- the LOC119312824 gene encoding pirin-like protein; translated protein: MPRHSAASPIYTALARLANFNSGRRVLLASRNTSSSSARSSAKTRPFLCLSVLLLLILVVTAVFLFPPAIMSSSSSSAATAASVPFQSPRKVVKKVLSLSQSEGQGATVRRSIGGHEVRNLDPFLLLDEFSVSKPAGFPDHPHRGFETVTYMLDGVFTHQDFSGHTGTIRTGDVQWMTAGRGIVHSEMPAADGVQKGLQLWINLASKDKMIEPRYQELESKDISQAEKDGVAVRIIAGEAFGVRSPVYTRTPTMYMDFTVQPGSQLHQPIPEGWNAFVYIIEGEGVFGKEGAAPASAHHCLVLGAGDGLSVWNRSGAPLRFALAAGQPLNEPVVQQGPFVMNSRAQIQQAMEDYYYGRNGFEKASQWSSA